In Formosa haliotis, the sequence TTAGTGTAAGTAGAAGTTTAGGAAGGGTAAAAAAGCTTTTAAAAATATCCCAAACAGATTTCCAATAATGTTTAGTTAGTGCCACTAAACGTGCTTCTACAACATCTTGAAATCCAAAAATTCCAAACTTTTTAAAAGCAATATCTAAAGTAGCATCAAAGGATAATTCTGGAGCTGTTTGCCACTGTAACTCTATATCGTTTGCTAGATGATCGACCAATTCTGTTTGCACGTCGTAATGATACACAAAATGAGCTCTTGTAAACTGATAAAGCTTTTCTATTTGCTCTGCCGATAACTTCATATTAATTAAACTGTTTTACAATTTGTTGGTGCTTCTTTAAAAACACAATAGAACAATAAAGAAGAATAGACATATTAAACAAAAGCCATAATGAGGTATACAAACCTTTATAAACAACTAATATAAATACGGGAAAAGCAATAACACTCCATATTTGGGTTTTAGCAATAAAACTATAAACAGTCTTTTTACTAGACGTTCTTATTTTATTAAACGTAATAAATGAAATAATTGAAAACAGAACCATAATTCCAATAATAACACACTTTAAGAACGTAGATATTCCGACTTCTGTATTTAGAAAAGGAAGAAGAAGGAAGGATAACTTGTAGATTATAAAATACTTTAAATATATTTTTTTTGCTTTATCAAGAATGAGTTTTGGTGCAGAAAACGATAGTCCAAACAGCAAACTACTGCTATAATTAAAATGAGCATTCCATTGCTTAGTAACCTGAAGAAAAGCAGACTCGAAGTCAACACAAGAATTATTAATTTCCTCTTCTATTTGAAGTATTAAATGATCTAAAATTTCGAATCTTAAATCAACATAAACAATCCCTTTAGCATCAAGATATCTTTCTATCTGCTTTATTTCATTTGTTGCTAATTTCATATTCATTCTAGACTAAATTTAGGATTAACTAAGGTCTTCATTGTTTCTATATACCGCTCCAATTCCGATAATTTATGAGCTGTTTCTTTTGTTCCTTGCTCGGTTAACTTATAATATTTCCGAAGCCGATTATCAACCTTTACAACCTCAACATCCAGAAATCCGTCGGCTTCCAATTTATGCAAAGCTGGATATAAAGCACCCTCGGTAATCGCCAATTCACCAGCTGTTAACGCCTTTACTTTTTGCGTAATTTCGTAACCATACATTTTATCTGTTTCGTTTAACAATTTTAAAATTATAGTCGTTAAACTCCCTTTATAAAGTTTTGAATTTCCCATAGTACTGATAAATATAAATAAAAAATAAACATACATAAGAATCTGATGTATTATTTTTTTAAGGAATTATAATTATAAACCTTTTGGCTTCACTATTTTTGCAAAAAAGATTACCCATGGCATTTCATAAACTTGCAATACAAAATATAAATAAAGAAACAGAAGCTGCAGTAACGATTAGCTTTGAAGTTCCTTCAAATTTAAAAGAAAACTACAGCTTTACCGCTGGACAATACATCACTTTAAAAACCGAAATTAACGGACAAGAAGTGCGTAGAGATTACTCGCTGTGTTCGTCTCCTAAAAGTGGCGAATTTCAAGTGGCAGTTAAAGCTGTAGAAGACGGTTTGTTTTCAAAATACGCAAATTCAACTTTAAAAATTGGTGACATTCTTGAGGTAGCAGAACCAAATGGCCGATTTACTTTTATACCTGATGCCTCCAAAACAAGAACCATTGCAGCATTTGCCGCGGGAAGTGGTATTACTCCTGTTATGAGTATTGCTAAAACCCTTTTAGAGGAAGAACCTAACAGTCAATTTATACTAATCTACGGAAATAAAACCCCAAAAGAGACCATCTTTTTTGATGAATTAATTGCTTTACACCACGAATATGTAGATCGTTTTCACATTCAAATGGTATTTAGCCAGTCGAAAGAAGACAATGCCCTTTTTGGTCGCATAGAAAAAAGCACGGTGAATTTTGTTCTTAAAAACACTTATAAGCACAAAACCATAGACACCTATTATTTATGTGGTCCAGAAGGTATGATTACCACTACAAAAGATGTATTAAAAGATCACGGCGTAGCAGAAGACCGTATATTATTTGAATTGTTTACAGCCCCTGTTGCTGCGGAAGCCAATACAAACACGGCCGCTGTTAGCGATGGCTCTACGGCTATTAAAATTATAGTAGACGACGAAGAGACAGAATTCGTCATGTCTCAGAAACAATCTATCCTTGAAGCCGCCATTGCAAAACAAGTAGACGCACCATACTCGTGCCAGGGTGGAATTTGTAGTAGCTGCATAGCACGTGTAACGGAAGGTTCGGCAACCATGAGACAAAACAATATTTTAACCGAAAGTGAACTCGCTGAAGGTTTAGTGTTAACCTGCCAAGCACATCCTACAACACCAACTATCGTTGTAGACTACGACGATGTTTAGAAAATAAAATATAGAGCTCTTAAATAGCTTTATTGCTAAGCAAAACAAATCCGTTATTTACGTTTAAATAACGGATTTTATTTTATCTATAATCGTTTCTGGAGTTATACTGGCGGAAGCCTTTTCGTATCCTTCAGGAAAGGTATTGCCGTAAATAGATGTAGGTATTTCTGGGAATTGATTTCGGTCTGCTGTTAAAGCATAATGGTCGGGCTGGTTAAAAGGGGCAAATCCAGCAAAAGGATGCGTAACTCCCCAAATAGTTATAACTTTTTTACCCAGCATAGCGGCTAAATGTCCATTACCAGAATCCATAGACAGCATAACATCTAAATTGGAAATAATGTCTAACTCTTCATTTAAATTTAATTCGCCTGCAAGATTTATAACATGTTTATATTTATTCTGAAAATCATTTAAAATCGCAACTTCTTTTGCTCCACCTCCAAATAAAAATACCTTATAATCTTTGGAAAGCGCCTCGATAACCTTTTCCATTTGATCTATCGGATACATTTTACTATCGTGTGCTGCAAAGGGCGCAACACCTACCCACTTTTTATCGTGAGATCCTGTTATGGTTTTTAGTTTAGCCGATAATTCAACCTTTTTCGGAAATGTAGGATGAGATAAATCAACCGGAAAACCTAAATTTTTAAACACTTCAGCATAGCGATGTACAGTTGTTGGTAACTGCCTAAAAATCGATCCGTTTGTTAACGCTTTTTTTTCTGCCCTACCCTTATCAATTTGTACGAATGGTATACCCCAAAAAAAGACTTTCAAAATTTTAGTACGAAGCACATTATGAATATCTGCAACGGCATCTATACTCATTTTTTTTAATGCTTTCGATAATGTATACAAACCCAAAACACCCTTATGTTCTGCTTTTAAATCGGCTGCAAACACTTGTACTTGCTCTAAATCTCTAAAAAAAGGAGCAAAGAATGGTCGTGTTAAAACCGTAATTTTTAAGTGTGGATATTGGGTAGTTAAAGCACGTAACACAGGTACAGACATAGCAACGTCTCCCATTGCTGAGAGACGTATTACCAATATATGTTGTGTTTGTTTTGACACGGATTTAAGGAAAAAGCTTCCTATTTTTGAGAACGTAACACAGGGTTAAGCTCGTCGTCGTTGTACATTTTCATTTGTTTGTACACCTTCATGTATTTTTCACCAGAAGCAATATCATTTAATAAGGTATCTATTGCAGTCGACAAATCAACACGCTGCTCCAAAAGTACATCTAATTTTGCTTGACACGCTTTTTTATGTGTTTCAGAAGCATCTGTACGAGTAGCCTCTTCGCGCATATGATACACTTTTAATGCCAAAATAGATAAACGGTCTATACCCCAAGCTGGACTTTCGGTATTTATAGTTGCATTTTCAACCGGTTTAACATCTTTATATAATTCTAAAAAATAGCTATCTATATATTCAACCATATCTGTTCTATCCTGGTTAGATGCATCAATTTTACGCTTCAAGGTTAAAGCTGCAACAGGATCGATTTGTGGGTCACGAATAATATCTTCGTAATGCCATTGTACGGTATCAATCCAACATTTTCTATATAGTAAATGCGCTATTAAATCGTCTTCTTTGCTATACGGATTTGAAAAATCCTGATCTACCGTATTTATAACGTGATACGTATTTATAGCTTCCTGGAAAATGGTATTTGCTTTAGTTGTAAACATGATTTCTATTTTAAAATACAAACCTACATATTTTTTAGCTAAAAGTCCTTAAATTGCTCTTAATGTAGAGTCACACTTGCACAAATTATTAATAGGAAATTAACCCTATGAATATATTTCAATTAATTAACTTTACCAGACACCACAACACCATACACTATGCATATTCATAATTTATCTACAGAAAACACCATTTTAAATGTATTTATGTCGGAGTTACGCGACAAAAGCATTCAAAAAGATAATATGCGGTTTAGAAGAAATATTGAACGTATTGGTGAAATTCTGGCTTACGAATTAAGTAAATCTCTCTTGTATAAACCTAAATCGGTTGACACACCTTTAGATACTACACAAGTAAATTTACCAGAAAACGATATTGTAATTTGCTCTATTTTACGAGCTGGAATTCCGTTACATAATGGTATTTTAAATTATTTTGATGCTGCCGAAAATGCTTTTATTTCTGCTTACAGACAGCATAAAGATGCACCTGAAAGTTTTGAAATTGTAGTGGAGTATTTAGCGTGCCCATCTTTAGAAAATAAAACCTTAATTCTTGCCGATCCTATGTTAGCCACAGGTCAATCTATGGTTGCTACTTTTGAAGCACTAAAACCTTTTGGAACACCTAAAGAAATTCATTTGGTAAGTGTTATTGGGGCACAACAAGGTATAGATTATGTAACGAAGCATTTTAATGAAAATGCAAATTTATGGATTTCGACTATAGATGAAAAGTTAAACGAAAAAGGCTATATTGTTCCTGGACTTGGGGATGCCGGCGATCTTTGTTTCGGAGAGAAGTTACAGCATTAACAACACAAACGGCACTACAATTAACAGTCCTAAAAAAACTTCTTTAAACCATTTTTCTTGAATGGTTTCAATATAATTTGTAATTATAATCGCTAAAGGAGCAAATAGAAACAAAAACTCTCCACCTTCTTTTTTAGGAGATAAAATCATGATACTAAATGCAATAAGCGCAGCAACTAATATCACCTTATATCCGGGCTTAAAGTCTTTTTGTTTAGATTTTATGGTACGAATATAAAATACCGACGACCAAATTCCGAAAGAAATTAAAAGGGTTACTCCAACAATATATTGGAGCGTATTATAGGTATTAAACTCTAAACTTACTTCTGGAAAAATATTTAAGGCGGTAAAAAAATCATCATACACAATAACAGAGTATGCGATACTTAATACATACACAGAAGCCACTCCTGTTAAAGGAATAATCCAGTCTTTTAAATTAGAATTCGAATGAAAAATTAAAGCGGCATAAATGAGCACAATGAATAAGATAGACCAAAAGTAAAATAAGGATGCAATGGCAATCCAAAAGGCTGCATCGAAGAGTTTTTTCTTTACATCTAATTGCGATCTTAAACTTAAAATTCTTCGTAAGGCAAGCAGAATAAAAAAATTAGAATACACTATATTTTCATTTAACATGGTTTGTGGTAAAGCCAGTAAAAACAAGGCATAGAGTAGAATTTCGTAACTGCTTTTTTGAGTTAATTTGTTTTTACTTACCAAAAAATCTAACACCAGAATAGAACAAAAACTTGCACTAAAAACAAAGAAATTTTTTACATAATGAGTGAGTAAATCTGAATTTAAAGCATATTTAGTATGTGCAATAAAAAATGTAAAAGCCGTGATGATAAATACGACTAAAAAATTTATTGGTTTAGATTTACTAAAAATACTTGTAATCATTAACTCTTTTTGTATTTTTGTTTGGTAAATATACCATACTATGAAAGATTTTTTTTACGCAATACAAGATTTTTTTGTTGACGTATTGTTCGCCCCTTACGATGCTTTAAGAGCATTAGAACTTAAAAACTGGTTCGCAGCTAACACATTCTCATGGATTTTTATATTAATCGGTATGGGATTTTTTGTGTATTGGATGCTTCAATTAAAAAGTTTTAACGATAACGGTGAGGAAGATAAAAGTGTATCTGCACACTCTTATCTATAAGTCGAAACCAATATCTTTACGATAATACATCTTATCGAAATGTAGTTTTTCTATATTTTGATAAGATTTTTTTATGGCCTCCTGGTAGGTATTTCCATAAGACGTCATAGCTAAAACACGACCTCCTGTGGTTAATACTTTCCCGTCTTTTAAGTCGGCTCCTGCATGGAATGGTATAGAATCTTCTATGTTTTCTAGTCCAGTAATTTCTTTTCCTTTTTCGTAAGCTTCAGGATATCCGCCAGAAACAGTCATAACTGTAGTAGCTGCACGTTCGTCTATAACTAAATCAATTTCATTTAATGTCCCGTTAGCAACTGCTTGAAGCAATTCAACAAGATCATTTTTAAGTCTAGGTAACACCACTTCTGTTTCAGGATCTCCCATACGCACATTGTATTCGATAACCATAGGGTCGTCTCCTACTTTAATCAATCCTATAAATACAAATCCTTTGTAAGGTAAATTATCTTTAAGTAAACCTTCTATTGTAGGTTTTACAATACGTGTTTCAATTTTTTCTAAAAATTCGTCGGTAGCAAATGGCACTGGAGACACGGCTCCCATTCCACCTGTATTTAAACCTGTATCGCCTTCACCTATACGTTTGTAATCTTTAGCCGTTGGCAACACTTTATAGTTTTTTCCGTCTGTTAACACAAAACAACTTAATTCTATGCCGTCTAAAAACTCTTCAATAACAACTTTTGTGCTTGCTGCACCAAATTTAGAATCGACTAACATCGCTTTTAGTTCAGCTTTAGCTTCATCTAAATCATTTAAAATAAGTACTCCTTTTCCTGCCGCTAAACCATCTGCCTTTAAAACATAAGGCGCTGTTAACGTTTCAAGAAAGGCATACCCTTCTTCTACATTAGAAGCATTAAAACTTTTGTACGCCGCTGTTGGAATGTTATGTCTGAATAAAAATTCTTTTGCAAACTCCTTACTGCCTTCTAATTCGGCAGCAGCTTTTTCCGGACCAATAACAGCAACGTGTTTCAATTGCTCGTCGTTTAAGAAAAAGTCGTGAACACCCTTTACTAAAGGATCTTCTGGCCCCACTACAACCATATCAATTTTCTTGTCTAAAACTAGGGTTTTAATGGCTTCAAAATCGGTTACACCAATTGCTACATTTTCAGCTATTTCTGCAGTACCAGAGTTACCTGGAGCTACAAATAGTTTATTACATAATGGACTTTGAGAAATTTTCCAAGCAAAAGTATGTTCTCTTCCGCCAGAACCTAGAATTAAAATTGTCATGTTGTTCATAGTTTGACACAAAAATAATTGCTTTTGCGCTTAAAAAATAATTATTTTACAAAAACATCTGAACTCTCCGTCTTTTGAAGTTATTCGACCTTACGTTACAACTTAATGGCTTCCCTTTAAAGGACGCAAAAAAGAAGCTTTCTGAAATTCAACACGTTCCAGAACCGGAGTTTGAATCGTTTCAACATAAGCGGAAACTAGATATAGTAAACTACCATTTAAAACACAATCCGTTTTACAAATCCTTTGGAAAACATATCGATTTAAACCATTGGGATTCTGTACCCATAATGACGAAACGCGACTTGCAAAAACCGTTAGGTGAGCGTTTATCTGAAGGATTTACGCCTAAAAATGTGTATATCAATAAAACGTCGGGATCTTCTGGCGATCCATTTATTTTTGCAAAAGATAAATTTTGTCACGCCTTAACTTGGGCAGAAATTCAGAATCGCTTTGGTTGGTTTGGTATCGATTTTAACAGGTCGTTTCAAGCTCGTTTTTATGGTATCCCTCTTGATACTGTGGGGTATTACAAAGAACGGTTTAAAGATAAACTAAGTCATAGATACCGGTTTTCTATTTTTGATTTAAGCGATGCTGCTCTTCAAAATTATATTGAAGTTTTTAAAACCAAACCCTTCGATTATATAAATGGTTACACTAGTGCCATCGTGCAATTTGCTAAATATTTAAGATCTAAAAACTTGAATTTGAAACACATTTGCCCCTCCTTAAAATGTTGTGTAGTAACTTCGGAAATGTTATTTCCCGACGACAAAGTACTTTTAGAAAAACAGTTTGGTGTGCCTGTGATTAATGAATATGGCGCTTCAGAATTAGACCTCATCGCATTCCAAAACCCAACCGATCTTTGGCAAGTAAATAGCGATACCCTTTTTGTTGAAATTTTAGACAATAAGAATCAAGCCACACCAAACGGACAAGAAGGTCGCGTGGCTATAACATCACTTTACAACAAAGCACACCCTTTTATTCGTTACGATTTGGGAGATATTGGTATCCTTTCGGAGGCAAGTACGGCCCAAAAACCTATATTAAAAAAACTTATTGGCCGCACCAACGATATGGCTATTTTGCCTAGTGGCAAACGTGCTGCAGGTTTAACTTTTTATTATATTACCAAAGCCATAATTGAGGACGATGGCCAAGTAAAAGAGTTTATTATTACACAAGAAACCCCATCAACATTTAAAATTGATTATGTTGGTACTTCAACTATTTCAGAACATAAAAAACGTGCTATAAAAGCTGAACTAAAACGCTATCTAGAAGATGGACTTATTGTGCATTTTGAAAGACACAACGCTTTAAAACGCTCAAAAAGCGGAAAATTGAAGCAGTTTAAATCTTTGGTAAGTCAATAGTATTTTGAGATTTTATAAAAGCATATTCGAATAGAAAAAGAAGCATACAATATATCGACTTTAAAGTAGAAAAATGGAGACCTTTTTTATAAACGGAATAATTGTACTTTATTAATCCCAATTTATTAGATGACATAGAATTCGACTGTACTCTATAATTAGCTAAAGATTCTTGAATACCTAAAACGGGTTGTTTCGTTTTCTTTACGGTTTCTAACCACAACAACCAATCTTGTCGTTTTCTTAAATTTTTGGTGTAAATTTTACCTAAAGTTTGGGTATTATAGACTCCCGTAAGATTACCAACATAATTACACTTAAGTAATTTATTATAGGTTAATACTTTTAAAGCTTTAATTTGTTTATGTAATGAATTTCCTTGCTCGTCTATAAGGTTATAACTTGAAAAAGAAACATCTAATCCTTTAGTTTCCATAAAGGAAATTTGCTTTTCTAGTTTAGTTGGAAACCATACGTCATCCGCGTCTAAAAAAGCAATATATTTTCCCTTTGCTTCTTTTGTACCACGATTTCTAGTTACTGCTGCTCCCGAATTTTTTTCATTAGTAAATAAAAAAATATTTTGGTGTACACTAGTAAATCGCGAGATAACGTCTAAAGAACAATCAGTTGAACAGTCATCAACTAAAATAAGTTCCCAATTTAAATAGGTTTGTCCAAGTACACTTGTAATACTGGTTGCAATATATCTTTCAGCATTAAAAACAGGAGTTATAATGGAAACTAATGGCTTCATAGTTATATTTATTAATACGCCTTATCTTCTCCTTTAATTCCATTTAAAATGGTTTGGAAAATAATTTTAAGATCGAGTAATATAGACCAGTTTTCTATATAAAAAATATCGTATTTAACACGATTTATAATATCCTTATCCGTTTCTACTTCACCCCTAAATCCGCTAACCTGAGCCAATCCCGTAATTCCAGGTTTTACAAAATGACGAACCATAAACTTATCTATGCGCTTGGCATACATATTTGTATGACTTACCATGTGTGGTCTTGGACCAACTACAGACATATCTCCAAAAAAAACATTGTAAAACTGAGGTAATTCATCAATACTTGTTTTTCGTATAAATTTACCAACTTTTGTAACCCGTTGATCGTCCTTTGTAGCTTGATAAATGTTTGCATCTTGATTAGGCATCATAGAACGGAATTTATAACATTCAAATTCCTTATAATTAAATCCGTTTCTAGATTGTTTAAAAAAGATTGGCCCTTTAGATTCTAATTTAATCAATATTGCCAATATTGGAGTTAACCAAGAAAGCACAAACACAATAATAAATATGGAGAAAACAATATCGAACAAGCGCTTTAAAAATTGATTTACATTTTCTTCTAAAGGAATAACACGAAGTGATAAAATAGGAATAAAATCATAATATTCGTATTTCAGTTTTTTAGAATAAATTTCCTTATTATCAGGTAGAAATTTTAAAATCTTAAGATTGTTGTCGGCAAAATTAACAACTTGAAGAATTTGGGAATTTGATAACTCTGTTATAGAACAGTAAATTTCATCAATTTTATTCTCTTTTATAAATTCCAAGCAAAGATTTAGTCCGTCTGTAGATTTATCTCTAAGATTAAATACTTTCTTTAAATCGTAACCGTACTCTGGATTGTTTTTAAAAAACGTTTCTAGAGCATTAGTTTGTCGGTTTTTACCAATAATTACTGTTTTCCTTAAATTACCACCAAAAGAAGCTCGGTATTTTTGAAGTAAGTAATAGATTGTGAATTTAGCAATACCAATTAAAAAAAATACAAACGCAATATATTTAAGCACTAAGAAAGAATCGACCATTAATTTATGCCGAAATCCAAAATAGGCAAAAACAATTAAGGTAAATAACATGGCTTGTTTAAGTAACAAAGCGGCAATAGTTACCTCGCGAGTAAACCGGTATACTTCATAAAATTTAGAATAAATAGAAAGGATAATCCAGGTTGTAGAAACAAGTGTTATAAACAAATAAGGATTAACATTTGGGAAGAAAAAAAGTAAAGCTAATCCATGTATTATAGACAAATCTATTGTATATGAAATAGGCCTTAAATACCCCGAATATCGTCCTTGTTTATTCACCTAAGCTTATATGGTTCTACGAAAAAATCACTTGCAAAAATATGAAAGTATAACTAGAAACAAATGATTATCATTTATAATAAATTTTCTTTTTCAAATTCCAAGTTTTTCGACCAATACTAACTTTATAAATTTATAATTACCGATTAAATATCGTTTCCACATACGCTTTGGCTCTTGAACTAACCTATAAAACCATTCTAGACCAGAATTTTGCATCCAAATAGGTGCACGTTTTACTTTTCCCGAAACCACATCGAAACTACCTCCAACTCCCATAATAAAATTCACTTTATTAAGGAGATCTCTATTTTCAAATAAGAAGTTTTCTTTTGTAGGGGAACTAATTGCTACAAACAACATATTGGCGCCACTATTTGCTATTTCTCTAGCTATATCTTGTTCTTCTCCCTTTTTAAAATAACCATTTCTATATCCTGCAATAATTTTTGAAGAATATTGCTCTGAGTACATTCTAACAACAGTTTTAACATTGTCTTCTTGTGCTCCAAAGAAATACACTTTATAGTTTTTTTGGTGCGCTAATTCAATTAAGTTAACCATAAGATCTATTCCTGCCACCCGCTCTTTCAAAGGCTTTCCTAAAAGTTTTGATGCCCAAACAACTGCTTGCCCATCTGCGTTAATTAAATCGCTTTCATTTACACTCTTACGCAGTTTTAAATCGGTTTGCATAGCTACTATTTTCCCAGCATTTACCACAACATGATGTAATTGACTGCCTTTTTTGATAACGGAATCAATATTATTTATGGTCTCTTCCATAGTAAGATTATCTATGGAAGTATTTAGCATTTTTATTCTTTTCATTTCAAATCTTTTAAAAACAAAAGCAACTCCATATTAACTTTTCTAGAATCATAAAGCTTAGCTGTTTTAATAGCGTTTAATTTTATTCGTTGTTTTTCATTCTCAGATAACGAAAAATATAATAATATTTTATTTACTAAATCTTTACTGCTTTTCTTTTCAAAAAGAAAACTATTGATGCCATGATTAATATACCCCATTGGACCACCTACCTTCCCTGCTACAACAGGAACCCCACAAGCCATGGCTTCAAGTCCAACCAAACCTAAGCTCTCGGCCTTTCTATAAGTAGGAAAAATAAAAAGATCAAATTCATTATATCTTAAAGCAAGTTCTTTTTGAGATATATTAGAAGTTATATTATACTTAACCCCTATACGTTCTGATAATTCTATTATCGCTTCTTTATCTGGTCCATCACCAATAAAAACAATTTCTAGATT encodes:
- a CDS encoding WecB/TagA/CpsF family glycosyltransferase encodes the protein MKRIKMLNTSIDNLTMEETINNIDSVIKKGSQLHHVVVNAGKIVAMQTDLKLRKSVNESDLINADGQAVVWASKLLGKPLKERVAGIDLMVNLIELAHQKNYKVYFFGAQEDNVKTVVRMYSEQYSSKIIAGYRNGYFKKGEEQDIAREIANSGANMLFVAISSPTKENFLFENRDLLNKVNFIMGVGGSFDVVSGKVKRAPIWMQNSGLEWFYRLVQEPKRMWKRYLIGNYKFIKLVLVEKLGI
- a CDS encoding undecaprenyl-phosphate glucose phosphotransferase, producing the protein MNKQGRYSGYLRPISYTIDLSIIHGLALLFFFPNVNPYLFITLVSTTWIILSIYSKFYEVYRFTREVTIAALLLKQAMLFTLIVFAYFGFRHKLMVDSFLVLKYIAFVFFLIGIAKFTIYYLLQKYRASFGGNLRKTVIIGKNRQTNALETFFKNNPEYGYDLKKVFNLRDKSTDGLNLCLEFIKENKIDEIYCSITELSNSQILQVVNFADNNLKILKFLPDNKEIYSKKLKYEYYDFIPILSLRVIPLEENVNQFLKRLFDIVFSIFIIVFVLSWLTPILAILIKLESKGPIFFKQSRNGFNYKEFECYKFRSMMPNQDANIYQATKDDQRVTKVGKFIRKTSIDELPQFYNVFFGDMSVVGPRPHMVSHTNMYAKRIDKFMVRHFVKPGITGLAQVSGFRGEVETDKDIINRVKYDIFYIENWSILLDLKIIFQTILNGIKGEDKAY